In a genomic window of Bombina bombina isolate aBomBom1 chromosome 10, aBomBom1.pri, whole genome shotgun sequence:
- the CENPL gene encoding centromere protein L, giving the protein MSTGVTGRMAMQTPTDGTPTSKGGSTSRRRVHFQSTGFPLRGLTSARRHTPFRQAPSKRRIPQNKSVEENVDPSKIGLLLRKQWRLYSVTPLHKFSDTNLKDYARLLTAHIAAEKQKGLAVEVGLEMNLKVAFSSLPWLKGRDRDPGGILIQVSAKPQFSAADSEDRILWSGLFCCTFGDEGMLDLLPETMISLPLFLSNGSETFTATVGMWFQRTFDCSFSNLPISAHDLAWMTAMWTGYDVYGHAAATELVFSVPCEPQKLDISYAIHPDDVRALWDDIHKSQDEVTEEEVDLFFQCLYSHFFRHFKIHLSAARLVKVTTSVASAHCDGNVKFLCKEHLIRVLALLTELALNLQY; this is encoded by the exons ATGTCGACTGGTGTCACCGGGAGGATG GCTATGCAAACTCCCACAGATGGAACTCCTACTTCTAAAGGAGGGTCAACCTCAAGACGTAGAGTCCATTTTCAGAGTACAGGGTTTCCACTAAGAGGTTTAACTTCTGCGCGAAGGCATACACCATTTCGTCAAGCTCCATCAAAGAGAAGGATACCCCAGAACAAATCTGTGGAG GAAAATGTTGATCCATCGAAAATTGGTCTCTTACTACGCAAGCAGTGGCGCCTGTACAGTGTGACCCCATTGCACAAGTTTTCAGATACTAACCTGAAAGATTATGCCAGGCTTCTTACTGCCCACATTGCTGCTGAAAAGCAGAAAGGACTTGCTGTTGAGGTGGGCTTGGAAATGAATCTGAAAGTTGCTTTTTCCAGTCTTCCATGGCTCAAAGGAAGAGACAGAGATCCTGGTGGAATTCTTATTCAA GTTTCAGCCAAACCTCAGTTCTCTGCGGCGGACTCAGAAGACAGAATTCTTTGGTCAGGCTTGTTCTGTTGCACCTTTGGAGATGAGGGCATGTTAGATCTTTTACCAGAGACTATGATCAGCCTGCCTTTATTTCTCTCCAATGGGTCAGAGACTTTCACAGCAACAGTGGGAATGTGGTTTCAGAGGACTTTTGATTGTTCATTCAGTAACTTGCCAATTAGTGCTCATGACTTGGCGTGGATGACTGCCATGTGGACTGGTTATGATGTGTATGGACATGCTGCTGCAACTGAGCTGGTCTTCTCAGTGCCATGTGAACCACAGAAACTGGACATTTCTTATGCTATCCATCCAGATGATGTTCGGGCCCTTTGGGACGACATTCACAAAAGTCAGGATGAGGTCACAGAGGAAGAAGTTGACCTTTTTTTCCAGTGTCTATATTCGCACTTTTTCCGACATTTTAAAATTCACTTATCGGCAGCACGTCTGGTGAAGGTGACTACATCTGttgcttctgcacattgtgatgGCAATGTAAAG TTTCTGTGTAAAGAACATCTGATTCGAGTGCTTGCCCTTCTCACCGAGCTAGCCCTTAATTTGCAGTATTGA